In Onychostoma macrolepis isolate SWU-2019 chromosome 04, ASM1243209v1, whole genome shotgun sequence, one DNA window encodes the following:
- the zgc:194209 gene encoding LOW QUALITY PROTEIN: adipocyte plasma membrane-associated protein (The sequence of the model RefSeq protein was modified relative to this genomic sequence to represent the inferred CDS: inserted 2 bases in 1 codon), with product MKCPLHEPVSNVFIAEXSSVTHRTLQRGEQRVLHDVSEHTLNFIQLSERPHDATMLGMSSVKVLLLAVAVGVYLIPSPIDPEPYIFEGPPPALDGPLAVNTRLQRGRRLFSGQLKGPESFTADQNGNIYTGTVDGKLWRISNESLTFITQMGRIIPECGTSTDYEPVCGRPHGLRLDRDGQLIVADSYQGLFKVDPWTGEKTLLHSSKEGADGIPFGFLNGLEISKNGTVFFTDSSSKWGRRHVRYEVLETNRLGRLLSFDPVTGRVRTLLDSLYMPNGFAFSPDEDFLLLAETSIAHIIKFWLKGPKAGTKEVVLNNMIGYPDNIRLSDRGTFLVGITTVRFRRRLFPPFLDLIGPYPVLKRFIVKLVPLSWYNFLLPKYGLILELGPDGEVIDSLHDPTGSLTWAVSDVFQQGTHYYLGSTDLPFLPVLEEWS from the exons ATGAAGTGTCCTCTGCATGAACCCGTGTCAAATGTCTTCATCGCTGA CTCATCGGTGACTCACCGCACACTTCAGCGCGGAGAGCAGCGCGTCCTTCATGACGTCAGTGAACACACGCTGAACTTTATACAACTCTCAGAAAGACCTCACGACGCAACCAT GTTAGGGATGAGTTCTGTAAAGGTTTTATTGCTGGCAGTTGCAGTTGGTGTGTATCTCATTCCCTCCCCTATTGATCCCGAGCCGTACAT ATTTGAGGGCCCCCCGCCTGCTCTGGACGGCCCTCTGGCAGTAAACACACGATTACAGAGAGGTCGTCGGCTGTTTTCTGGTCAACTCAAAGGCCCCGAGTCTTTCACAGCTGACCAGAACG GAAACATCTACACAGGCACCGTCGACGGGAAACTGTGGAGAATCAGCAACGAATCCCTCACTTTCATCACTCAGATGGGTCGAATCATCCCTGAATGTG GCACGAGTACGGACTATGAGCCAGTATGTGGTCGTCCTCATGGTCTGCGACTGGACCGAGACGGGCAGCTTATCGTGGCCGACTCTTATCAGGGGCTGTTCAAGGTTGACCCTTGGACTGGAGAGAAGACGTTGCTACATTCGAGCAAAGAGG GAGCTGATGGGATTCCCTTTGGCTTTCTGAACGGTCTGGAGATTTCTAAAAACGGAACAGTGTTTTTCACAGACTCCAGCAGTAAATGGGGAAGACGTCACGTCCGTTACGAG GTGTTGGAGACAAACCGTCTAGGTCGCCTTCTCTCGTTTGACCCTGTGACCGGCCGTGTTCGGACGCTGTTGGATTCTCTCTACATGCCTAATGGCTTTGCCTTCTCACCTGATGAGGACTTCCTGCTTCTGGCTGAGACCAGTATCGCACATATTATTAA GTTCTGGTTGAAAGGACCTAAAGCGGGCACCAAGGAGGTCGTCCTGAACAACATGATCGGTTACCCTGATAACATCCGCCTCAGTGACCGCGGCACGTTTTTGGTGGGCATAACCACTGTTAGATTCCGCAGACGACTTTTCCCACCGTTCTTGGATCTGATAGGTCCGTATCCTGTTCTTAAACGCTTCATAGTGAAG CTTGTTCCTCTCAGCTGGTACAACTTTCTGCTGCCCAAGTACGGCTTAATTCTGGAGCTGGGGCCTGACGGAGAGGTGATCGACAGCCTCCACGACCCCACAGGCAGCCTCACGTGGGCCGTCAGCGATGTCTTCCAGCAGGGGACGCACTACTATCTGGGCAGCACTGACCTGCCATTCCTGCCTGTGCTGGAGGAGTGGAGCTGA